In the Phaseolus vulgaris cultivar G19833 chromosome 7, P. vulgaris v2.0, whole genome shotgun sequence genome, one interval contains:
- the LOC137827720 gene encoding uncharacterized protein isoform X6: MHTQREGNCPPLLKLLLSRWRLKDGSLKLDPFNGLYFSFWETILKLALLTWLLFDGFFEATLTSGRLPKPLKLITLLLGLATPILFSAGIFIRLGATLIGGMVRFDRNPGGTPEWLGGFVIAAFIASLLSLSLVYLLSYVHLSGAKKAIILATLMLFTSSLTIVLSGIIPPFSEDTARAVNVVHVVDATGKPDEGQNPKSYLSLFSTTPGNLNKEVEQINESFVCGRDKTVDFVTFLVKYGCWTYNDTINGWSEMDIPTMHVLSDAKGNGRITEVSIDTKGSIRWVLAINTEEIEDFELKDARDSEELISVGKKNGVDGWHIIQFSGGKKAPKLFDLTLYWRSGSTHNSDAPILKLRTDVDRVTPITERVLKKLPRWCSLFGKSTSPHTFAFLRNLHLNF; the protein is encoded by the exons ATGCACACTCAAAGAGAAGGCAATTGTCCCCCATTATTAAAGCTGCTGTTGTCAAGATGGAGGCTGAAAGATGGCTCTTTAAAGCTGGATCCTTTCAATGGCTTATACTTCTCATTTTgggaaactattttaaaattggCTCTTCTTACTTGGCTCTTGTTTG ATGGTTTTTTCGAAGCAACATTAACCTCAGGAAGGTTACCAAAGCCACTCAAGCTGATAACACTACTTCTGGGGTTAGCCACACCGATTTTATTCTCTGCAGGCATATTTATTCGGCTTGGTGCCACACTCATAGGGGGTATGGTTCGATTTGATAG GAATCCTGGTGGTACTCCTGAATGGCTGGGAGGTTTTGTGATTGCTGCTTTTATTGCTTCTCTTCTATCTTTGTCCTTGGTGTACCTTCTTTCATATGTCCATCTTTCAG GTGCAAAAAAGGCAATCATCCTAGCTACCCTAATGCTATTTACTTCATCACTTACAATTGTATTATCGGGTATCATTCCTCCATTTTCTGAAGACACTGCTAGAGCTGTTAAT GTTGTACATGTTGTTGATGCCACAGGAAAACCCGATGAAGGACAAAATCCTAAAtcatatttatctttattttctaCTACTCCTGGAAATTTGAACAAGGAGGTCGAACAGATTAACGAGAGTTTTGTATGTGGTAGAGACAAAACAGTTGATTTTGTGACTTTCTTAGTCAAATATGGTTGTTGGACCTATAATGATACCATTAATGGCTGGTCTGAGATGGATATTCCTACAATGCATGTCCTTAGTGATGCTAAAGGAAATGGAAGAATAACAGAAGTTTCAATCGATACAAAGGGTTCTATCCGTTGGGTTCTTGCAATCAATACAGAAGAAATAGAAGATTTTGAGCTTAAAG ATGCAAGGGATTCTGAAGAATTGATTTCAGTTGGAAAAAAGAATGGTGTGGATGGTTGGCACATTATTCAGTTTTCTGGAGGAAAAAAGGCACCAAAGTTGTTTGATCTGACTCTTTATTGGAGGTCAGGTTCAACTCATAACTCTGATGCTCCTATTCTGAAGCTTAGAACTGATGTGGATAGAGTAACACCAATAACCGAACGAGTCCTTAAGAAGCTTCCTCGTTGGtgttctttgtttggaaagtcTACTTCTCCTCATACCTTTGCTTTCTTGAGAAATCTGCATCTTAATTTTTAG